The following are encoded together in the Streptomyces rapamycinicus NRRL 5491 genome:
- a CDS encoding acyltransferase family protein: MNVSHLLPTRPARRAPAAPPPKAAPAPPSAPKQRDAFFDNAKYLAIVLVAMGHAWEPLRGGSRAAAALYMTVYTFHMPAFILISGYFSRNFDLRPDRLKRLITGVAVPYVLFEVAYTFFKRWADDDPSYPVSLLDPWYLTWFLIALFVWRLTTPLWRIARWPVALALTIAALAACSPNIGDDLDLQRVLQFLPFFVLGLHLRPEHFRMMRRREVRWLSVPVVAAAVVFAYWAVPRMNPAWFYRRDSAQELGAPWWVGTVMTFALFGCSMVLTVCFLAWVPRRRMWFTVLGAGTLYGYLLHGFLAKGSRFWDWYDHPWLHRPLGEIAVTAVAVAVVTALCAPPVQRAFRFAMEPRMEWAFRRRDG, translated from the coding sequence ATGAACGTCTCGCACTTACTGCCGACACGGCCCGCGCGGCGCGCACCGGCGGCCCCGCCCCCCAAGGCGGCACCGGCTCCGCCCTCCGCGCCGAAACAACGTGACGCGTTCTTCGACAACGCCAAATATCTGGCGATCGTGCTGGTCGCGATGGGGCATGCGTGGGAGCCCCTGCGAGGCGGCAGCAGAGCGGCAGCCGCGCTCTATATGACCGTCTACACGTTCCATATGCCGGCGTTCATTCTCATCTCCGGGTACTTCTCGCGGAATTTCGATCTCCGGCCGGACCGGCTCAAACGGCTGATCACGGGGGTCGCCGTGCCGTACGTCCTCTTCGAGGTCGCGTACACCTTCTTCAAACGGTGGGCGGACGACGATCCGTCCTATCCGGTCAGTCTGCTCGACCCCTGGTATCTGACCTGGTTTCTGATCGCGCTCTTCGTCTGGCGGCTGACCACGCCGCTGTGGCGGATCGCGCGGTGGCCGGTGGCGCTGGCCCTCACCATCGCCGCGCTCGCCGCCTGTTCACCGAACATCGGTGACGACCTCGATCTGCAGCGGGTGCTGCAGTTCCTGCCCTTCTTCGTGCTGGGGCTGCACCTGCGGCCCGAGCACTTCCGGATGATGCGGCGGCGCGAGGTCAGATGGCTGTCGGTGCCGGTGGTCGCGGCCGCCGTGGTCTTCGCCTACTGGGCCGTGCCGCGGATGAACCCGGCGTGGTTCTACCGCCGGGACAGCGCGCAGGAACTCGGTGCGCCCTGGTGGGTCGGGACGGTCATGACGTTCGCCCTCTTCGGCTGCTCCATGGTGCTCACCGTGTGCTTCCTCGCCTGGGTGCCCCGGCGCCGGATGTGGTTCACGGTGCTCGGCGCCGGGACGCTGTACGGCTATCTGCTGCACGGCTTCCTCGCCAAGGGCTCCCGCTTCTGGGACTGGTACGACCACCCGTGGCTGCACCGGCCGCTGGGGGAGATCGCGGTGACGGCGGTGGCGGTGGCCGTGGTGACGGCCTTGTGCGCGCCGCCCGTACAGCGGGCGTTCCGGTTCGCGATGGAGCCGCGGATGGAGTGGGCCTTCCGGAGACGCGACGGATGA
- a CDS encoding sodium:solute symporter family protein, with product MSVVLAVSLLGMCALALCGFLGRTGRTTDLAEWAVGQRNFGTLAMWFLQAGEVFTTFSFLGVAGVAYAGGNAATYAMVYLALAFLLLYFIQPRLWRLGERHGYLTQADYFTQRYGSPLYGKVVAVIGLVFLIPYLQLQITGLGMVVGLVTGSTASGRLSMVLASVLTAAFVLWSGIRGLKNSAYFKDVLTLGVMLVLAIAVPLHYTGGLGEVFRQVHEVQPQMLTVHSGERDRMWWTTSVLTSALAGGLMATPHHWPPLMAAGGPRAIRTNNVFMPLYQIALMVPITIGFTGMLVARPGGDGAGDPDGILLTLAQGALPGWATGLVVVAAAASAMVPAGAMCVGISTLVARNLLPARREAARMVVNHSVVVLAIGLALTLGILRPGLLADLQLLTVSGFIQIVPGLLAAIGRRRLLTAPGALAGLVTGEAVVTWLTLAEVETHHVNAGLVALAVNVLVAAAVTALFRRPAASPTMDSAPGAHEDGGLRKDSGPREDPGPKTRTSAAMTIEEGERP from the coding sequence GTGAGCGTCGTCCTCGCGGTCTCCCTGCTGGGCATGTGCGCCCTCGCCCTGTGCGGTTTCCTGGGCCGGACCGGCCGCACCACCGATCTCGCCGAATGGGCCGTGGGGCAGCGGAACTTCGGCACCCTCGCGATGTGGTTCCTGCAAGCGGGCGAGGTGTTCACCACCTTCAGCTTCCTCGGCGTCGCCGGGGTCGCGTACGCGGGCGGCAACGCGGCCACGTACGCGATGGTCTACCTGGCCCTGGCCTTCCTCCTGCTCTACTTCATCCAGCCCAGGCTGTGGCGGCTGGGCGAGCGGCACGGCTATCTGACCCAGGCCGACTACTTCACCCAGCGGTACGGCAGCCCGCTGTACGGCAAGGTCGTCGCCGTCATCGGCCTGGTCTTCCTGATCCCGTACCTCCAGCTCCAGATCACCGGGCTGGGCATGGTCGTCGGGCTGGTCACCGGCAGTACGGCCTCCGGGCGGCTGAGCATGGTGCTGGCCTCCGTGCTGACGGCGGCGTTCGTGCTGTGGTCGGGCATCCGGGGGCTCAAGAACAGCGCGTACTTCAAGGACGTGCTGACCCTCGGCGTCATGCTCGTCCTGGCCATCGCCGTCCCGCTGCACTACACCGGCGGTCTGGGCGAGGTGTTCCGGCAGGTGCACGAGGTCCAGCCGCAGATGCTGACCGTGCACTCCGGGGAGCGCGACCGGATGTGGTGGACGACCAGCGTGCTGACCTCGGCGCTCGCGGGCGGGCTGATGGCCACGCCGCACCACTGGCCGCCGCTGATGGCGGCGGGCGGGCCGAGGGCCATCCGCACCAACAACGTCTTCATGCCGCTCTACCAGATCGCGCTGATGGTCCCGATCACCATCGGGTTCACCGGGATGCTGGTGGCCCGGCCGGGCGGGGACGGGGCCGGGGACCCGGACGGGATTCTGCTGACGCTCGCCCAGGGCGCCCTGCCGGGCTGGGCCACCGGGCTGGTCGTGGTCGCCGCGGCGGCGTCCGCGATGGTGCCGGCCGGGGCGATGTGCGTCGGCATCTCGACCCTGGTGGCGCGGAACCTGCTGCCCGCCCGCCGGGAGGCGGCCCGGATGGTGGTCAACCACAGCGTGGTCGTCCTGGCCATCGGGCTCGCGCTCACCCTCGGCATCCTGCGGCCGGGGCTGCTGGCCGACCTCCAGCTGCTCACGGTGAGCGGCTTCATCCAGATCGTGCCGGGGCTGCTGGCGGCGATCGGCCGCCGGCGGCTGCTGACCGCCCCGGGGGCGCTGGCGGGCCTGGTGACCGGTGAGGCGGTGGTGACCTGGCTGACCCTGGCCGAGGTGGAGACCCACCATGTGAACGCGGGCCTGGTCGCGCTGGCGGTCAATGTGCTGGTGGCGGCCGCCGTGACGGCGCTCTTCCGCCGCCCGGCCGCTTCCCCAACCATGGATTCCGCCCCTGGGGCCCATGAGGACGGTGGGCTCCGTAAGGACAGCGGGCCCCGCGAGGACCCTGGTCCGAAGACCCGGACCAGCGCAGCGATGACCATCGAGGAAGGCGAGCGACCGTGA
- a CDS encoding amidase — MTTTDDDLCFRTALDLSALLRSRELSARELLEAHLARIERVNPAVNAIVTLVADRAREAARQADERIAAGEEPGPLHGLPIAHKDLHNTAGIRTSHGSPLADGVPDQDDLLIERIRAAGAITLGKTNVPEFGAGSHTFNPIFGATHNPHDLGRSAGGSSGGAAAALASGMVPIADGSDTGGSLRNPASFCNVVGLRPSPGRVPNWPSLTAWGTLGVKGPMARTVADTALLLSAIAGPDARSPIALEEPGARFARPLDRDLTGLRVAWSPDLGGLVPVEPEVAAVVESAAEVFTGLGCAVERACPDLTEAEEVFRTLRASAFEVAFGALMDRHPDGLKRAIRENAEEGRKLTGPDVGRAEVLHTLLYHRVREFFGRYDVLLLPVSQVAPFDVGIEYPTEIAGVAMDDYLDWMRSAYLISSTGSPALSVPAGFTPGGLPVGVQIVGPHRADFAVLQVGHAFERATGHWRRRPAGIE, encoded by the coding sequence GTGACGACGACGGATGACGATCTCTGCTTCAGGACCGCACTGGACCTCAGCGCGCTGCTGCGCTCCCGCGAGCTGTCCGCGCGCGAGCTGCTCGAGGCCCATCTGGCCCGTATCGAACGGGTCAACCCGGCCGTCAACGCGATCGTCACCCTCGTCGCGGACCGCGCCCGCGAGGCCGCCCGGCAGGCCGATGAGCGGATCGCGGCGGGTGAGGAGCCCGGGCCGCTGCACGGGCTGCCCATCGCCCACAAGGACCTCCACAACACCGCGGGCATCCGCACCAGCCATGGCTCGCCGCTCGCCGACGGCGTGCCCGACCAGGACGATCTGCTGATCGAGCGGATACGGGCCGCCGGGGCGATCACCCTCGGCAAGACCAACGTGCCCGAGTTCGGGGCCGGTTCGCACACCTTCAACCCCATATTCGGCGCCACCCACAACCCGCACGACCTGGGCCGCAGCGCGGGCGGCAGCAGCGGGGGCGCGGCGGCCGCGCTGGCCTCCGGCATGGTCCCGATCGCGGACGGCAGCGACACCGGCGGCTCGCTGCGCAACCCGGCCTCGTTCTGCAATGTCGTCGGGCTGCGCCCATCGCCCGGGCGCGTCCCCAACTGGCCCTCCCTCACCGCCTGGGGCACCCTCGGCGTCAAGGGGCCGATGGCCCGTACCGTGGCCGACACCGCCCTGCTGCTGTCCGCCATCGCCGGGCCCGACGCGCGGTCGCCGATCGCCCTGGAGGAGCCCGGCGCCCGCTTCGCCCGCCCCCTGGACCGCGATCTGACGGGGCTGCGGGTGGCCTGGTCGCCGGATCTCGGGGGACTGGTGCCGGTCGAGCCCGAGGTGGCCGCGGTGGTCGAGTCGGCGGCGGAGGTCTTCACCGGCCTCGGCTGTGCCGTGGAGCGGGCCTGCCCGGACCTGACCGAGGCCGAGGAGGTCTTCCGTACGCTGCGCGCCTCGGCCTTCGAGGTCGCCTTCGGCGCGCTCATGGACCGCCACCCCGACGGGCTGAAGCGGGCGATCCGGGAGAACGCCGAGGAGGGGCGCAAGCTCACCGGGCCGGACGTCGGCCGCGCGGAGGTGCTGCACACCCTGCTCTACCACCGCGTCCGGGAGTTCTTCGGCCGCTATGACGTGCTGCTGCTGCCGGTGAGCCAGGTGGCGCCGTTCGACGTGGGTATCGAGTACCCGACCGAGATCGCCGGGGTGGCCATGGACGACTATCTGGACTGGATGCGCTCGGCGTATCTGATCAGCTCGACCGGCAGCCCCGCGCTGTCCGTACCGGCCGGGTTCACGCCCGGCGGGCTCCCCGTCGGGGTGCAGATCGTCGGGCCGCACCGGGCGGACTTCGCGGTCCTCCAGGTCGGCCACGCCTTCGAGCGGGCCACCGGGCACTGGCGGCGGCGCCCGGCGGGGATCGAGTAG
- a CDS encoding terpene synthase family protein has product MTQPFQLPDFYMPYPARLNPHVQAAREHSTRWAREMGMLEGSGIWEQDDLDAHDYALLCAYTHPDCSDAELSLVTDWYVWVFFFDDHFLETFKRSQDRAAGKAYLDRLPAFMPMDPAARTPEPTNPVEAGLADLWARTVPSMSADWRARFRESTENLLNESLWELSNINIHRVPNPVEYIEMRRKVGGAPWSAGLVEHAVGAEVPAVIAGSRPMRVLRDAFADAVHLRNDLFSYQREIEDEGELSNGVLVLETFLCCTTQEAADSVNELLTSRLQQFEDTALTELGPLFAEHGLDPAACAGVLGYVKGLQDWQSGGHEWHMRSSRYMNGAHGAVGPDGADGANGTQGASGPDGANSPVGPEGASGAEAASGADKAPAWSPFALSGLGTSAASLPLTTGRAEAARTRRFSHVPFQRTGPSLLPDFFMPFALRLNQHLPTARDHLADWAHRMGILGPRPGIPGPHVWDERRMLAADLPLCAAGIHPDGSPDELDLTSGWLAWGTYADDYYPAVFGRTHDLAGARVCNARLRAFMPLDAGPTPAPANALERSLADLWSRTAGPMEDSARRELRKAIEDMTASWLWELANHTKNRIPDPVDYIEMRRRTFGSDLTMSLCRLARGRRVPPEIYRSGPVRSLENAAMDYATLLNDVFSYQKEIEFEGEVHNGVLVVQNFFDCDYPTGVAVVNDLMTSRMRQFQHVAEHEFPVLYDDFGLEPEARRAMDGYVEELRDWMSGILNWHREVPRYREEELIRAHRRPVGAGAGAVPVTGAETGTGTGAGAARPVAPWHGPTGLGTSAARVPVPAGAAGSHP; this is encoded by the coding sequence GTGACACAGCCCTTTCAACTCCCAGACTTCTACATGCCGTATCCGGCGCGGCTGAACCCCCATGTCCAGGCGGCACGGGAGCACTCCACCCGGTGGGCCCGCGAGATGGGCATGCTCGAGGGCTCGGGGATCTGGGAGCAGGACGATCTCGACGCCCACGACTACGCTCTGCTGTGCGCGTACACCCACCCCGACTGCTCCGACGCGGAGCTCTCGCTGGTCACGGACTGGTATGTGTGGGTGTTCTTCTTCGACGACCACTTCCTGGAGACGTTCAAGCGCTCCCAGGACCGTGCGGCCGGTAAGGCGTATCTCGACCGGCTGCCCGCCTTCATGCCGATGGACCCGGCCGCCCGGACCCCCGAGCCCACCAACCCGGTAGAGGCGGGGCTCGCGGATCTGTGGGCGCGGACGGTGCCCTCGATGTCGGCGGACTGGCGGGCACGGTTCCGGGAGAGCACCGAGAACCTGCTCAACGAATCGCTCTGGGAACTCTCGAACATCAACATCCACCGGGTCCCCAATCCGGTCGAGTACATCGAGATGCGCCGTAAGGTCGGCGGCGCGCCTTGGTCGGCCGGGCTGGTGGAGCACGCCGTGGGGGCCGAGGTACCGGCGGTGATCGCCGGTTCGCGGCCGATGCGGGTGCTGCGGGACGCCTTCGCGGACGCGGTGCACCTGCGCAACGACCTGTTCTCGTACCAGCGGGAGATCGAGGACGAGGGCGAGCTCAGCAATGGCGTCCTGGTCCTGGAGACGTTCCTGTGCTGCACCACCCAGGAGGCGGCCGACTCCGTCAATGAGCTGCTCACCTCACGGCTGCAGCAGTTCGAGGACACCGCCCTCACCGAACTCGGGCCGCTCTTCGCCGAGCACGGCCTGGACCCGGCGGCCTGCGCGGGGGTCCTCGGCTACGTCAAGGGGCTCCAGGACTGGCAGTCCGGCGGCCATGAGTGGCATATGCGCTCCAGCCGGTACATGAACGGCGCGCACGGTGCGGTCGGCCCGGATGGCGCGGACGGTGCGAACGGCACGCAGGGGGCGAGCGGCCCGGACGGTGCGAACAGCCCGGTCGGCCCGGAGGGTGCGAGCGGTGCGGAGGCTGCGAGCGGCGCGGACAAGGCCCCGGCGTGGTCGCCCTTCGCGCTCAGCGGCCTCGGCACCTCCGCGGCCAGCCTGCCGCTGACCACGGGCCGGGCGGAGGCGGCCCGTACCCGCAGGTTCAGCCATGTCCCGTTCCAGAGGACCGGGCCCTCCCTGCTGCCGGACTTCTTCATGCCGTTCGCCCTCCGGCTCAATCAGCATCTGCCCACCGCCCGCGACCACCTCGCCGACTGGGCACATCGGATGGGCATCCTCGGACCGCGGCCCGGCATCCCCGGTCCGCACGTCTGGGACGAGCGGCGGATGCTCGCCGCCGACCTGCCGCTGTGCGCGGCCGGCATCCACCCGGACGGCTCCCCGGACGAACTCGATCTGACGTCGGGCTGGCTGGCCTGGGGCACCTACGCGGACGACTACTACCCGGCGGTATTCGGCCGCACCCACGACCTGGCCGGGGCCCGGGTCTGCAACGCCCGGCTCCGGGCGTTCATGCCGCTCGACGCGGGCCCCACCCCGGCCCCGGCCAACGCGCTTGAGCGGTCGCTGGCCGACCTGTGGAGCCGTACGGCGGGCCCGATGGAGGACTCGGCACGCCGTGAACTCCGCAAGGCCATAGAGGACATGACCGCCAGCTGGCTGTGGGAGCTGGCCAACCACACGAAGAACCGGATCCCCGACCCGGTCGACTACATCGAGATGCGCAGGCGCACCTTCGGCTCCGACCTCACCATGAGCCTGTGCCGACTGGCGCGCGGCCGGCGGGTGCCGCCCGAGATCTACCGCAGCGGCCCGGTCCGGTCGCTGGAGAACGCCGCCATGGACTACGCGACGCTGCTGAACGACGTCTTCTCGTACCAGAAGGAGATCGAGTTCGAGGGCGAGGTCCACAACGGCGTCCTCGTCGTCCAGAACTTCTTCGACTGCGACTATCCGACCGGGGTCGCCGTGGTGAACGATCTGATGACGTCCCGGATGCGGCAGTTCCAGCATGTCGCGGAGCATGAGTTCCCGGTGCTGTACGACGACTTCGGCCTGGAGCCGGAGGCCCGGAGGGCGATGGACGGCTATGTGGAGGAGCTGCGCGACTGGATGTCCGGAATCCTGAACTGGCACCGCGAGGTACCGCGCTACCGGGAAGAGGAGCTGATCCGCGCCCACCGGCGGCCGGTGGGGGCAGGCGCCGGGGCCGTGCCCGTGACGGGCGCCGAAACGGGGACCGGGACCGGAGCCGGGGCGGCGCGGCCGGTGGCCCCGTGGCACGGGCCCACCGGGCTCGGCACCTCGGCCGCGCGGGTTCCGGTGCCCGCCGGAGCCGCCGGATCACATCCGTAA